In the genome of Dromiciops gliroides isolate mDroGli1 chromosome 1, mDroGli1.pri, whole genome shotgun sequence, the window GTTGGGTCAAACAAAACCTGTGTTAAATCCAATATCTTATTAGCTTGATTTCTTGCATGGGAACCAAGAGATCCTAGAAAAACATGAGTAAAATTCTCTTGTTTCTGGGAAAATCATGGTGTCTTCAAAGCATTTCCTTGGAAGATATAAATGATAGAGAAATAAGTGATGTTGTAGCTAAAATTCTCCTAGCATTATATATCATCTGACATGACATTGTTTTGTTGCTTTCTACAATTATACAGATACTATCAGAGATCTAAGTGTTCTTTCACCTAATTCAAATGTAAGAGCCAGTATTAAATTAGCCCTCAAGGGGCATCTTTTGGTGATAGGGATTTCCTCCTATTTGGCAGAGCCAGTGAACTCCTTTCCTTATTGCAATTTTTATTTCCTGAATATGAAATAATCATAGTCATGCCTTAACAACTCCTATAATGATTTTGTGCAaatcaaattttcaaaaatactaggatgtttttatattttcctcctgGAAAATGCCAAAATTCCTTTGACATCTTCAAGGATGGCAGTGGTATAGTCAATGCCTCTTCAATTTTCGGAGATTTTTGTTCATACATCTCTACACTTTGCAGATTCTCATAGATTCACAGAATGTAAGATCTGAGAAGGAACTGGAAAGAATCTGagagttcatctaatccaagtacctgttttttaaaaaattgttaatgtaattgggaagttggtaaattttcatttttaatactctATTGATGCAATTGGAGTTTGTAAATTACAACTTTTTTTCTATCCATCACACAGTACTTTGACTTATAGCAACAGCAACAGGAACAGATAATCAAAACCACTGAGTATAGTAATGGTGTCCAATAAACTATATAACATTCTACACCTATAGTACCTCTCTCTGACAAGAGAAAAGAGATGTGCTTCCACACCAGCCATCTGGAACCAATATTAATGATAGCCTTTGATTTATCTTTGATAGATTTGTTATCTTTTAATGTTACATTCTGTGGTACTTTTATAGACATtgtatatacaatgttttcttggctctataTGACTCATtttgcatcaggtcatataaGTATTTCCATTTCCCTTTAAATTCCGTATCTGCCTTGATTCTTGTGGTGCATTATTTCCCTTCCATTaaaataccacaatttgtttagccagttCCCAATCACTGAATACCTATTTTGTTCCCAGTTTTTTGTTACTGcaaaaaagtgttgctatgaatatttgaaTATATCCAAATCTATATTTATACTGATATCAATATATATgtctatcatttttattattctttctattacttttgtttctttttattattgattttttggtTGTATATTCCTTGAAGTGGAATTTACTAGATCAAAATCTATGGCCTGCCTAGTACTTTATCTTACATAATTTCAAACTGATCCCCAGAacagtattattttaatttacatttccatCAGAATTTTATTGGGGTGCATGTCTTGCTACAACTACTCCAAGAATGAGGGAAGAAAGACATGAAATTTTGTTCCACAGTGCCAATTTAGAAGTCATTGGTAGTACTTACACTCCTGCTATATAGAAACACCTGAATTTGGCATCTAGTTAGCAGGATTAATAAAAAATAGCTATCAGGAGTGTATTTCTTCTCCCATTATGGCTATACCCAGAGGAATTCCTCTGGGATGTCCTATCCCAGTGGCAGATAACTGCCTCATCCCAGAAGTGGTCCTGTATTCTGTGGTCATCCCACATCTCCATCCAAATTAACTGAATTTCCTGGTTGTAAAAATTGCTAGTTGTAACTCTAACATTTGTACTATCATTCATGATTTAGACCATGTTTTCATGAGTTTTTGATAGCTTTGATCCTTCACTTGGAAACCATCCATATACTTTGATCATTTAACTGTTAAGAAacagctctggggcagctaggtggcacaatggataaaacaccagccctggattcaggaggacttgagttcaaatctgacctcagacacttgacacttactagctgtgtgaccctgggctagtcacttaaccttcattgccctgacaaaaaagagaaaagaaagagatcttagttttataaattttgtcaattttctatatatcttGAATGTCAGACTTCAATCAGAGATGTTTGATGAGTAGTAGCCTTTTCTCCCAATTAATAGCATCTCctcatatttttattacattctttaagattgtacaaaatatttaaattttgtataaCAGTTTTTTGTTATGATCCactttatctttttatatatgtatttgccctcaacataaatatattatatctgtctgtcacatacacatacatacacacatcccttcatatttatgTCATATACCCATTTGAAACTCATCTCGGTGTATGGCATAACACAATGCTTTGCATCAAGTGTCTAagaattgaattaattaattagttcatAAGATGCTAGTCAAAATCTATTTCTATCAAATTGCATTTTAGTTTTCCTAAGAGTTGTTCTCAAATAAGGAGTCCTTCCCCTATAGTTTTTGTTCTAGGATTTGCAGAACATAGGAGTACTTTATTTACTTGTTTCTAGGCCTTGCTTACTAGTCTCTTCCACTTATctacttttctatattttaatcaataataataccaataatgatgatgatgattagcatgtatgtagtactttaagatttgcaaagttatTTAATGGAATTTTAACCAACCATTCTATGatgtagctgctattattatccttattttatagataaggaaactgaggctgagagaagttgtgattttcccagagtcacatggctctggaatgggatttgaactaaatAGTCTTGATGATAACTGTTTTCTAATATTTAGATGGAAATCGAGTACTGCCAGgcttcctctattttttatttattttcattatttcccatgaaattcctgaccttttgttccttcaaatgggattgttattattttgtctataaCTTTCCCTAGCCAAGAAAATTTCCCAACTGAGAATTTAATTGGTATATAAAGTCATGTCAGGTCTGTGTATCAACTGGATGCATTTCATATGGCCCTCAGAGGGGATTGGGATATCACCAGGGTATTGGGAAGTATTATACCTAGGGTTCTGGGCTAGTAGTCAGAAAAATCTAGATTTGAACcataccttagacacttagtatcAGTGCAGATCATTTGAGCTCATCATccacaaaatagggataattataaTACTTACATTACATAGTTATTATGAGCATAAATgggataatgcatgtaaagtaatttgcaaaccttaaagcttccTATAATGGCCAGCTATCAAGTTATACAATCCTCCCAAATGCAGAAGGTGTTGAAAAATCATGTTCATGAATGTGAAAGATTGCAAATGTGGTTTAGAGCCCAAATAACATCACATAGACCATAAGAGTCATGCCTGAAATAGAGGTTTGCATTCATGTCTAGGACAGTTGGCAGCTTTGTGGttcactgggccaggagtcaggaagacctgagttcaaattcaaactcagacactagctgtgtgatcctaggcaagtcgcttaaccctgcttgcctcagtttcctcatctataaaatgatctagataaggaaatgacaaaccactccagtatctttgccaagaaaaccccaaatggggtcatgaatagttggacacaactgaaacaactgaagaagaagaagagcaatAACTAAGACAAATACatcacaggatcacaggatcGATCATAGCTGGGGAGCTAAAAGGAGCCTTGATGATCACCCCCCCcccttacattttacagatgagaaaacagatccAGATTGGTCAAGTAATTTACCCAAGTTCACATTGTAAGTAGGTTCCATGTTAGATAAGGCCAATTTGTAAAAATGGACTCAGTCACTGGTTTAGGAAATATGGAAGTAGAATAAGAGAGTACAAGGATGTAGGATGATAATCTCATTAATGGCTTAGTAGTTATGGAAGTTATTCCTCCTTTCTTGAAAGGCTCTGTTGCCTCTGCCAGGAATGTGGATGCCTGGATGAGCTTCCTTCAGAGATTGTTGGCCAGGGATTCTTTAAGGCACTGAGTCTCTAGATCAAGCCATATTATCAAGATTGTATGGCATGGAACCATATTGATGACACAGGGTCAGGCTCAGTACTGGGACCAGTCACTGGACACTTAACACAAAATATAGTAGTGATTGGAAATGCAGGTTCAACTAATGGTTGAGTTTTGTGATTGACCACTATGTGGACAGCTAGTGTCATGGTGGGTAAAGCATCGAACTTACAGTCAGGAGGATTTAAGCTCATTTCTGCCTCAGCAACTTTCtaattagttgtgtgaacctaggcaagtcacacaaTCTTCTCTCagcctaatctttaaaatgttgaaaatagtAGTTACTACCCCTTGGGGTTGTtaacaggattaaatgagattatagatatagatatagatatagatatagatagacacatatatataaatacacagacatacacacatagacacatatataatatatatttacacacatatgtatgtgcaagtatgtgcatgtgtgcatgtatgtgtgttgttattgtttgtccttcttctCAAGGAAGaacatgacattagggtgatgtcatgacttgcagtgaaatggacttaagtgagggagggctgtataaggtcactaacctcacctTTTCCCCCACAGCCATCTgtgtctagtggcaagatatacatcagaaaaactggagatgaccttggatttttaaggcaattggggtaagtgacttgctcagggtcacacagctagtaagtgtctgaggtgagatttgaactcaagtcctcccaacttcagagccagtgctctatccactgtgccacctagctgtcctatgtATGCAtggatgtgtatacatatacatagacacatagacacacatatatgtatgtatgtgtgtgtatatatacatatttatatatacaatacactttgtaagctttaagctatataaatattagttattattacttcACTTCTGAAGGAAGCATTCTGAGAAGATAATTCACTTGGCACTTCCAATGATATTTGAGTCACAAAGGATCAGCAATAGCAGCACCAAAAATTGGGAAGGACTGTTAAGACATAGGTTTAGtttttcacattagtcatttaCTCCAGTCTGTAGTAGAGAGCTGTCCTGAGTAATGGGACCTAAGTGGAAAAGTTTCCCTttgattactttttgttttttgctgatgcaattggggttaagtgacttgcccagggtctcatagctagtaagtgtcaagtgtctgaggtcggatttgaactcaggtcctcctgaatccagggccagtgctctatccactgcaccaactagctgcccccttttgatTACTTCTACTCTTATGAGGGAGAATCCAACCAAGAAAAATAGAGCCGTGAACCTGGACTTATCTTCAAAGTATATTTAGAGGTCGACTAGGTTCCAGGGGTCAGACTTTATAAATGACAGGATGTgatattcataggatcataggtttagaggtGAGAAAATCTGTAGAAGCCATTGATTCCAATcccttatttaataaatgaagaaattgagacaagtCCTTTTCTCTGGGCTGCACCACTGATAGATGTCTAAGGGGAGATGTAAATCAAGattttccttactccaaatcaaacattctatccactattccatgctgcctctttaTCTCAAGGTGATGgtgccaagtgtctgatgttATCTTTCTGGACAATGAATCTTTCTCCAAGACTTTATAGTGAAACCTTACTGGCAAAAGTTTGTGGGAAGAGACTGCAAGGTATGTTAGGAGGAAGATTGAGACTTGCCAGATCTTTGAACTAAAAGAGATAGGTTTATTTTTCGGTAGAATACTTGACTTGGAATCAAATAttattcacttactagctgtgtgactctggaaaagtcacttacctcttttggtctcagtttcctaatttgtaaaatggaggcacAATAGCATCTTACATGGTTGTGAGAATGCAGTGAGATCacatgaaaagcactttgcaaaacttaaagaaatatcttttattattattattgattttaattattataatataaaggTAATCTGAGAGATACATTGCAAGCATCCATTTTACCacttttttaaaaccattttttcggggtagctaggtggctcagtggataaagcactggccctggattcaggaggacctgagttcaaatccagcctcagatacttaacacttactagctgtgtgacccagggcaagtcacttaacccccattgccctgcaaaaaaccccaaaaacacacacacacacccctttttttttttttttaaccaggggCAGTGTAGCACCAGGTTGTCCAAGAGCAAACTGTGAAAAAATGAGAGGAAACTATCACATTTTCTTCAAAGATTGCAGATGTCCTTGACAAGATGTGTCAGTGATGATAACTCTTTCATAAACCTCAAGTAATACTCTGAAAAACCCAGGAAACAATAAAGGTCTTTGTCAGGTCAGTGTTTACCTTGGGTAAGACCATGTTTACTGAAGGAATggtaaaggagagggaggagtacATTCTATCCTAACAGCCTCTCCCTTCCATGCAGCTGCTCATTTTTATATAAATCAATATCTTTTCCCAAGAAGCCCTATGCTAGGGAACTTACTGACAGTAACACCaagaattgtaaagaattaattattatttgaggtttttatgaccccatcttttggctagaattaaaacaaaaaacaaaaaacaaaaacctcagtgCGCTccctggcctctggggctccgcaaatggcacggtgctccacccactggttgtagccatcaccatggtgctggcacctcatgtcatcaccactggctcacgcctacatgggcctggcaaaattaaaatgattggaagcttagtgaggacagtcatatgactgttaGAGTGGCCAGCCAGTTGGCTGGtggctgtctggggtctgctgggaagaagatttgccattctagctggaagctggaaggcgacaggacgctgctgtgtattctcagctgattcctgggtggtggtgttattcgggttgtataatttccctttccccattttatttcctttcccttgatccaactgatcctgtttgtgttttttttgttttattttgcttttttttaaagttcgttcttgttaaataaatcctgctctgtttcaAGGGAgactgtcggtctccttccttgccccaatattgcggctagctgcttagctaacacaccccaattaaaaattggtccccacagaatcaataataattatcattatataatgctttaaggtttgcaaaacaatttatacctgttgtctcatttgatccttaaaagaactctgggaagtagggactattattatgttaattttgcagatgagtaaactgaggcattGAGTAGATAAGTAACAATGCCACGGTCATACAACTTGTAAATGTctagagcaggatttgaactgaagtctttctgactccaagtccatttgttgctgttgtttctcCTTCGTTCTGAAGaggacattggggtgatgtcacaacttgcagtgaattagatttaagtgagggagggctgtgcaaggtcaccgacctcattctctcctctagagccatgtgggtccagtggcaagatatatatcagggcaactggagatggccccagatattataaggcaattggggttaagtgacttgtgattggaactcaggtcctcccaacttcatggccaatgctctatctacttcactaccatttatctatccactgagctatctagatGCCTAGTTGACTTATAAAGGAGACCCTCAGCTATCTCACTCAGATGGAAGGGTTGGAGGTAGGGTAGTGGGTAGGGAGGTATTCATTCAGGGTTGGTCCCTGACTGCCTGAATCAGTTTTGACTAGATTGTATAGGAAAGGCAGAAAGGGGCTACTTCATTGTAAAACTAATGGTTTCCTTACCTTCAGGTACATTGGCAAATTATCCTTTGGATAGTAAAGGACGCCTGAATTGGAGTCAGTTCATCCTGAATTCTGTGTGGTTTGAAGTGGCCAAAACCCAGTACCAAGAACTTCTTCCTGCCTCCTCATTAGCATCCTTCCCATGCTGGATATATCCTTCATTCTCATACCCATTCTCCTGATTGATAAATCCCTAGTCCAGTCAACTGATTCATGAATAGCCCCAGCCATTCTCACTTCATTCTTGACACCCTTGCTAAACTTCCTCTCCACCCCTTCAACTCAGCAGCCTTGACAGTGGAtacccttttccttccttttgttctcctctttctgtgttttctttccctattggaatgtaaagtccttgatgGTTGGGGATGCcttattttgttgtatttgtatccccagtgctaagcacagtgcttgacacagagtaaatgcttaataaattctccctctccctctgactctatctcctccctcttctatttcttcttctctttttccttctttctcaaaaaTATGTAGGTTTGGTTTAAGATAAGTTCCATTGCCCTAGTTTTAAATATAGTCATACTTGGACTAACAAATAGCTCATAAATCTCTTTAAGGCCCTCATGTATTTGATGGGGTTGGGAGTCCTTGGTTCACTCGCCACTCTAgctgtgtgtggttttttttttggggggggggttgttcaaaagagaaatggcCTATCTTAGGAGGCAGCCCCATTTTCTCCACTGGGAGGTCATCATGCAGAAACTTGGTGACCATTTGACAGGTATGTTGTAGAATGGATTCTTTTTCAAGTACAGGTTAGACTAGGTGACCAACAAATtcactttcaactctgaaattctgcgattctggcctggagtcagacttCTGGTAGCTATCTCAGAGCTAAAACAGTTCactgtttatttctattttcctagaCGTCAAGCCAAAAGAGGCTGTTCTCAAATTCTCTGGAGCATCTCCAGATTGTAGGAGTTGAGAGAACAAAATTTACAGCACAGCAAGCTGGGGAGAGCCACACCAGGCAGGAAGATAGAGCTAGCAGGCTGTAAAGAGACCAAAGAAGGAGAGATATGCAACTGGCTGTTTTGCTGCTGCAAGAAGCAAATCATCATTTTGTCTTCATTGGCAGAGTTATCAGTGATAACCAGGATTGCAAATTAGGATTTTTGTAGTctctcccattttaaagatgctcAGTCTTCTGGGTGGCATCAACCCATTGATCCTGTTCACTGGAGTTGCCTTGGTGGTCCTTTTTCTGCTGCTGTTAGTTATGTGCATTCACCACAATGGAGCTGGTGCCCATGAGCCTGATATAGAGAGGAACTACAGGGCCGTGGGGAGAAATCGTGTCAGGTGGGTCCATCCTTGGCCATTACGTGCTGGTGGTCCCCTTGGACGCCTTCACCGTAACCACCGAAACCTCCATGGTCTCCACCCTCTCCAAGCAggccaccatcaccatcaccttcaccatcatcaccatcttcaCCGTCATCACCATGCTCACCGGGCTCATCGCTGATTTGGATCAAGAAAGGCATCTATCTCCATTCAGTTCCCAGTCTGAGGAATCCTGCCTTCCctgaaaatgagatatttctgaaggacagttttatttttctgaatgaaTGTTAGAACCAATGGATTATAACTGATAAGAAAAGGACATTTTGAAGTGTTTAACATAATAGGGTTATCTGTTAATAGTATATTGTATAGGCTGTATAGCTATAGAGTATAATTCTCTGTCTCGATGTCTCTGACAATGTGtctatttcttctgtcttttactcttctcttcatatctatctatctatctatctatctatctatctatctatctatctatctatcatctatctgtgtatctatctatcatctatctggcTATAACCTatgatcccttccagctataaccTTATGCTTCTGGATTCCAAGGTCTTTTCTAATACTAATATTCTCTCTTCTgtggttctttccaactctaacagTCTGTGTTCAGAAATGTCTTctaacatatgtatacacacacacacacacacacacacacacacatatatatatatatatatatacaaatacacctTCCCTAtaatctgtttttctctttgctcTCTGAACAACTGGTATATTACATTCAGAAATGATAATGCTAATATGGTGTTGGGCAGGAGGAAAAAGAATCACAAATCTTTAGCTGGAGTAAAATTTTAAACCAAAAAAGACAGTGCCTTGTAGGGTGGTATAGatctgccttaaaaaaaaaaaagacaaacatctGCCTTTCCATTCACTTTCGGGGCTTTCATAAAGACAACTATAAACACTTTATAGCTTTTAATCTCTGAGATGGTTTAACTTTGCTCTGTACTTTTTTGTGTTGAAATAGAAAGTCTGGGtgatgacatttaatagctgGTTGGCTGAAATGAAGAAGTGGTTTGAAAAGGTTTTTATAATCTTATAAGAAAATGATGACTATATATGTAAAAAGTGAAATCTTTGAGTGAACAAACATTCTATTgagcaatttttaatattcaatttGATAAGATATCTATCAGTGGTCTGGTCAAACAATGTTAGGTAGGTGTCATGTCATTTACTGAAAGTAAAGGCAAACATTCCTTCAAAAAGGGTCCTTtccccttgttgttgttgttatcattcagtcatttcagtcatgcgcccctctttgtgatcccatttggggttttcttggcaaagacattggagtgatttgccatttccttctatagttcattttacagataaggaaactgagccaagcagggttaagtgacttctccagggtcatacagctagtaagtgcctgaggccagatttaagctcatgaagaggaatcttcctgactccaggccaagtagtctatccactgtgccacatagctacccccaCTTTTCTTTTAcctaggaattttcatttggggtaGAATCATTTTGGCACTGtcattttggggaaaaattaGTTGTAGTAAGTGTGGGGGAATTATCTGCCATAGAAGGTAACTTGACTGAGGATGCAATTATTCTAGAAGACATATTGGTTGGAGGTTGGAGAAAGGGGTTGGTACctgaaggtgggggggggagctgTTGTTCAAGGACTATTGATTTgcataatgaaaaataaagaatactGAGGCAAAGCATAAAGATTACTTCAGGAAGCCCCTATTTCTAGGCACCATGGGGGAAAAACCTTATTCACTCCATGCTAATGAAGGCTTTGGTCCAAGTTTTAGATTCTTGAAATACAGGAATTATCTGGACTACATTTATACTagtagaaggagaaaaaggaaacagcTGATGGTTACAGTTCTGCGATTAACCTTCTGTGAACCTTGGACAAGgaacttcatctctctgagtcaTCCTTTATTCAtccctaaaatgaaggggttggactctatggtaccttccagctctaaaatttcaTGATCTACACTGTCTTTCTTGCCCTTACTCTAATTTAATCTCCATTGCTTTTGACTTCTCCCATATGCTGTCATATAATCAGCTGATAAATTAGATAAGGGGAAATTGTGTCATAGTGAATGGAGCAGTGGGGTGGAGTTCTAGTGGGagccaaaagacctggattctagacCAGGCTCTGACATGAGAGAATTGTGTGGGCTTCATTCAGGCTAACTTCTTCTTTGGTAATTAAGAGCtggaattcttaaactttttttgtgtcatggacactttgggggtctggtgaagcctatggatgccACCAAATAATACTATTAAATAGATTACAAATGAAACTATACTGAACTATGGTtatcaatgtatatatatatttttttaaagtttatagaaTTTGTATTAAGAATGCTTcatctagagcaaagcttctgtgggttgtgaccccatatggggttgtgaaaTTGAATgcgggttgtgaaaaatttggcaataggaaaaggttatgtataccaatttcatataataaaaatttctcaggtgaaaaggggtcggaagtggaaaaagtttaagaagctctagCATAGAGgatctctaaagtttctttcaGCTGTAAATTCTATGATCAGAGGAATAATTAGGAATTTTACTACATGGAGCTGATAGGTCATGTCCCAA includes:
- the HRCT1 gene encoding histidine-rich carboxyl terminus protein 1; protein product: MLSLLGGINPLILFTGVALVVLFLLLLVMCIHHNGAGAHEPDIERNYRAVGRNRVRWVHPWPLRAGGPLGRLHRNHRNLHGLHPLQAGHHHHHLHHHHHLHRHHHAHRAHR